In Persicimonas caeni, a single window of DNA contains:
- a CDS encoding DUF507 family protein — protein sequence MRLYHGQVSAVAGELARTLSKEDHLEIEPANLAEVQMDIESVLKEYIRLDRELNSRARDIQSSEGGSFARIKSRLARRKGVDVHDDPIGYIIDQLIDIFFHSHFVNEVFADDRTLRLTMKPILERYMSVQEELDEEVRDKIKNLEEGSREWEVEYEKVMGRLKRTKNLE from the coding sequence ATGCGGCTCTATCATGGTCAGGTGTCAGCAGTTGCCGGAGAGCTCGCGCGCACTCTGAGCAAAGAGGACCATCTCGAAATCGAGCCGGCCAATTTGGCGGAAGTCCAGATGGACATCGAGTCGGTACTCAAAGAGTATATTCGGCTCGATCGCGAGTTGAATAGCCGTGCCCGCGATATTCAGTCGTCCGAGGGCGGCAGCTTCGCGCGCATCAAAAGCCGGCTGGCCCGTCGCAAGGGCGTCGATGTTCACGACGATCCCATCGGCTACATCATCGACCAGCTCATCGACATCTTCTTTCACTCGCACTTCGTCAACGAAGTCTTCGCCGACGACCGCACGCTTCGCCTGACGATGAAGCCGATCCTCGAGCGCTATATGAGCGTTCAAGAGGAGCTCGACGAAGAAGTCCGCGACAAGATCAAGAACCTCGAAGAAGGCAGTCGCGAGTGGGAAGTCGAGTACGAAAAGGTCATGGGGCGCCTCAAGCGCACCAAGAATCTCGAGTAG
- a CDS encoding penicillin-insensitive murein endopeptidase: MAPRLNTSKYIVSGTWIALLALAACGTSHELLQSGQSAEAARSQPASVAEVQLEAEEPEVRVIEREPTVDLAPAKAAASKALGHAVNAAGERVVGWWKPLPEQPDFAKLLDPKRQFIHSLSLGTVGRGELRNAARIPEDGDHHSVIERHRNRNTQFGSEALIEVILDSAKVVSKAYPGSKLRIGNMSRKHGGDIPWSASHNSGRDADLAFFCKTKKDGKPVLAPGLLDFDSSGDGIKRPDLVFDVERNWKLVEALLSHERVHIQWLFISEGLKKLLLDHARAQGADEEIIKRAEKVLHQPTDSSPHDDHFHLRITCPKRDRLEGCLDFGPRWEWVDWHYDDLLARSMAVARAFRAPKEETRIRALDFLERIRSPYAPELALAAALHEKSDKVRKRALEVAKDVPIWSGAAVGAALRFVERSEFSLEEKAYAYSVIRRAADTLAVDRLKKRIADTELAEAERVMAARSLIHLMEPELVPFLLQQLETQPDAVRAELAVALRRVTNRAENVDWEKASDDARAKALASWKKWWKDNGDKRRDDWLEEGFIAHGLEADDVFTVDAVDELIPMLKKGPEHVAYNANLTLKRVTGRWAPLEAWSHARLHRYWSRWWRSVRQRMVAAR; this comes from the coding sequence ATGGCGCCCCGCTTGAATACGTCGAAGTATATCGTTTCAGGTACCTGGATAGCTTTGCTCGCCCTGGCGGCGTGTGGCACGAGCCACGAGTTGCTGCAGAGTGGACAGAGCGCGGAGGCTGCGCGATCGCAGCCGGCAAGTGTTGCCGAGGTGCAGTTGGAGGCCGAGGAGCCCGAGGTGCGCGTCATCGAGCGCGAGCCGACCGTCGACCTCGCGCCAGCGAAGGCCGCCGCTTCGAAGGCGCTCGGTCACGCGGTGAACGCGGCCGGTGAACGAGTCGTCGGTTGGTGGAAGCCGCTTCCCGAGCAGCCCGACTTTGCGAAACTGCTCGACCCGAAGCGCCAGTTCATCCATTCGCTGTCCCTGGGCACCGTCGGAAGAGGCGAGCTTCGCAACGCCGCGCGTATCCCTGAAGACGGAGACCATCATTCGGTTATCGAGCGCCACCGCAATCGAAACACGCAGTTTGGCTCGGAGGCACTCATCGAAGTGATCTTGGACTCGGCGAAGGTGGTATCGAAGGCATATCCAGGCTCGAAGCTTCGCATTGGCAACATGAGCAGGAAACACGGCGGCGATATCCCCTGGAGTGCATCACACAATTCGGGACGAGACGCCGATCTGGCATTCTTCTGCAAGACCAAAAAGGACGGCAAACCGGTGCTGGCGCCAGGACTGCTCGACTTCGACTCGAGCGGCGATGGCATCAAGCGTCCGGATCTGGTGTTCGACGTCGAGCGCAACTGGAAGCTCGTCGAGGCCTTGTTGAGCCACGAGCGCGTGCATATTCAGTGGCTCTTCATCAGCGAGGGCCTCAAGAAGCTGTTGCTCGACCACGCCCGCGCACAAGGCGCCGACGAAGAAATCATCAAGCGTGCCGAGAAGGTGCTCCACCAGCCGACCGACTCGTCGCCACACGATGATCACTTCCACCTTCGCATCACCTGCCCCAAACGCGATCGCTTGGAAGGATGCCTCGATTTTGGGCCGCGCTGGGAGTGGGTCGACTGGCATTACGACGATCTACTCGCCCGTTCGATGGCGGTGGCCCGAGCGTTTCGGGCCCCTAAAGAGGAGACGCGCATTCGCGCCCTCGACTTTTTGGAGCGCATTCGCTCGCCTTACGCCCCGGAGTTGGCCCTTGCGGCCGCGTTGCACGAAAAGAGCGACAAGGTGCGAAAGCGCGCGCTCGAGGTCGCCAAAGATGTGCCGATCTGGTCCGGCGCCGCCGTCGGTGCCGCGCTTCGATTCGTCGAGCGCAGCGAATTTAGTCTGGAGGAGAAGGCTTACGCCTACAGCGTGATTCGTCGGGCGGCGGATACATTGGCGGTCGATCGCCTCAAGAAACGCATCGCCGACACCGAGCTGGCCGAGGCCGAGCGCGTGATGGCGGCGCGTTCGCTCATCCATCTTATGGAGCCGGAGCTCGTGCCCTTTCTACTCCAACAACTCGAGACACAGCCCGACGCCGTACGTGCAGAGCTTGCCGTAGCGCTACGTCGCGTGACGAATCGCGCCGAGAATGTGGATTGGGAGAAGGCATCTGACGATGCACGCGCCAAAGCCCTGGCAAGTTGGAAGAAGTGGTGGAAGGACAACGGCGATAAGAGGCGCGATGACTGGCTCGAGGAGGGCTTTATCGCCCACGGGCTCGAGGCCGACGACGTCTTTACGGTCGACGCCGTCGACGAGCTCATCCCGATGCTGAAGAAGGGACCCGAGCACGTGGCTTATAACGCCAACTTGACGCTCAAGCGTGTCACCGGGCGCTGGGCCCCGCTGGAAGCCTGGAGTCACGCACGGCTGCACCGTTACTGGTCGCGTTGGTGGCGCTCGGTGCGCCAGCGCATGGTCGCCGCTCGATGA
- a CDS encoding sigma 54-interacting transcriptional regulator, protein MKSNSPTSLIMWAVALLLAIASLVFGYLQLDGLPDLGVQFGPDLTVRSVSVDRQEGAERQEFKRGDRLVALEGQSVEDLRDLRMVLQNLPDTPVASGEPLGPGDKAQPTVAGAEAGQAEAIDDASRTASYQLVRPLHRFHITLQGELKDPTALPQGVEPTDRLIELDGRKLQTKVGPEAVRSIVASRPEALLVFERKNAVFSGSMKVPDPEPPYGVVGTFGLVAIVLIGLWWFRSRELEPGAVVAISLQTVCIGWIALLAFEYQWTLSDYGLTAAVIAGFALVRPFAFFARNIGSGYGTQSGWSSLAVGLFATGSVLGLLFGGYFESAEQALHVAALIAGLFVVYEIFLASIDDTGPASTLGEGTGYLAWILVLALFSALLAWYLAPISFEENRWRWFSAVIVGLVWFGDVLYCFRGPGASGYDAIAHKADRQIVVSDYLAQVRELVPEAEPFIVVATREESVLLETRGDGLRTSPTSEALHDAVSILIQEGVRVPLPDGIHRQAHPMGGIAKTMDMALALRLAPPEGGVRVDGVELVLVGIEESPAAELPVHPSNEILDALQDLLSGQIWTAALVEGLPELRLPEAKSPPEAHAEPSSISVAESEEVDALKEEVEELRRQLLEARSASESDSDEPATVEQAPVEPEPAPAAVAVTKAVPLDAPPADFEALLEPELVDALLYLLDSPEPIVLAGARGAGKTFTARCAHALEAHRESTLIAYDAGDARGADHAVALFGQPDDTADTGVVSEMQGGALLIQDASELSDTVILRLCQAAELGDLRLYLEFNSADAEERSVFDERSSEVRELLEHRELIIPHLSHRLSVLQVLLERFCAEQGLDDFTDEAFEALMNYDYPGEVAEAQTIVEAAVTRAEGEVITLQDLPDSIFETSS, encoded by the coding sequence ATGAAGTCCAACTCTCCGACCAGTCTCATCATGTGGGCGGTGGCGCTGTTATTGGCCATTGCCAGCCTTGTCTTCGGTTACCTGCAGCTCGACGGGCTGCCCGATTTGGGCGTCCAGTTCGGCCCGGATCTGACCGTGCGCTCGGTCTCCGTCGACCGTCAAGAGGGCGCAGAGCGCCAGGAATTCAAGCGTGGCGACCGCCTCGTGGCGTTGGAGGGGCAATCTGTCGAGGATCTGCGTGACCTCAGAATGGTCCTCCAGAACCTCCCGGACACTCCCGTCGCTTCCGGTGAGCCGCTCGGCCCCGGTGACAAGGCGCAGCCGACGGTTGCCGGAGCCGAGGCGGGGCAGGCGGAAGCAATCGACGACGCGTCGCGCACGGCGAGCTACCAACTCGTGCGGCCACTGCATCGCTTTCACATCACCCTTCAAGGAGAACTCAAAGATCCGACCGCGCTTCCCCAGGGGGTCGAGCCCACGGACCGCCTGATCGAACTCGACGGGCGGAAATTGCAGACCAAGGTCGGCCCGGAGGCGGTGCGCAGCATCGTGGCCAGCCGTCCCGAGGCGCTGCTCGTCTTCGAGCGCAAAAACGCGGTCTTCTCGGGGTCGATGAAGGTCCCGGACCCCGAGCCGCCTTATGGCGTCGTGGGCACCTTCGGCCTCGTCGCCATCGTGCTCATCGGGCTGTGGTGGTTTCGCTCACGCGAACTCGAACCGGGCGCCGTCGTCGCCATCAGCCTCCAGACAGTCTGCATCGGCTGGATTGCGCTGCTCGCCTTCGAGTATCAGTGGACGCTCTCTGATTACGGGTTGACCGCCGCTGTGATCGCAGGCTTCGCGCTCGTGCGTCCGTTTGCGTTCTTCGCGCGCAATATCGGCTCGGGCTACGGCACCCAGAGCGGCTGGAGTTCACTGGCCGTGGGGCTGTTCGCGACCGGCTCGGTGCTCGGTTTGCTCTTTGGCGGCTACTTCGAGAGTGCCGAGCAGGCGCTTCATGTGGCTGCCCTGATCGCCGGACTCTTCGTCGTCTACGAGATCTTTTTGGCGAGCATCGACGACACCGGCCCCGCGAGTACGCTGGGAGAGGGCACCGGATACTTGGCGTGGATCCTCGTGCTCGCGCTCTTCTCGGCGCTGCTCGCATGGTACCTCGCGCCGATTTCCTTCGAGGAGAACCGCTGGCGTTGGTTCTCGGCGGTCATTGTCGGGCTCGTCTGGTTCGGAGACGTCCTCTATTGCTTCCGCGGGCCGGGAGCCTCCGGTTACGACGCCATTGCTCACAAGGCGGACCGCCAGATTGTCGTGAGCGACTATCTGGCGCAGGTGCGCGAGCTCGTCCCGGAAGCAGAGCCGTTTATCGTCGTGGCCACGCGTGAAGAATCTGTTTTGCTCGAGACTCGCGGTGACGGCCTGCGAACCAGCCCGACCTCCGAAGCGCTGCACGACGCGGTGTCGATCCTCATCCAAGAGGGCGTTCGCGTCCCATTGCCGGACGGAATTCACCGCCAAGCCCACCCGATGGGAGGCATCGCCAAGACGATGGATATGGCGCTCGCCCTGCGCCTCGCGCCGCCCGAGGGCGGTGTCAGAGTCGACGGGGTCGAACTGGTGCTCGTCGGGATCGAGGAGTCACCCGCCGCAGAGTTACCGGTCCACCCATCGAACGAGATCCTCGACGCATTGCAAGACCTGTTGTCCGGTCAAATCTGGACCGCAGCCCTCGTCGAAGGACTTCCCGAGCTTCGGCTCCCCGAAGCCAAGTCGCCCCCCGAGGCCCATGCGGAGCCTTCCAGCATCTCCGTTGCCGAGAGCGAGGAGGTCGATGCACTTAAAGAAGAAGTTGAAGAACTGCGCCGGCAGCTTCTCGAGGCGAGGTCGGCTTCTGAGTCGGACTCCGATGAACCTGCTACTGTGGAACAAGCTCCCGTAGAGCCCGAGCCGGCTCCTGCAGCAGTTGCGGTGACGAAGGCGGTTCCGCTCGACGCGCCGCCGGCAGACTTTGAAGCGTTGCTCGAGCCGGAGCTTGTAGACGCGCTTCTCTACCTACTCGATTCGCCCGAGCCGATCGTCTTGGCCGGTGCGCGAGGCGCCGGCAAAACGTTCACGGCACGCTGTGCCCACGCGCTCGAGGCACATCGCGAGTCCACGCTAATCGCTTACGACGCGGGCGATGCACGCGGAGCGGACCATGCCGTAGCACTCTTCGGTCAGCCCGACGACACCGCTGATACCGGGGTGGTCTCCGAGATGCAGGGCGGTGCGCTGCTCATTCAGGATGCCAGCGAACTCTCCGACACAGTGATCCTTCGGTTGTGCCAGGCCGCCGAACTCGGCGATTTGCGCCTGTACCTCGAGTTCAACTCGGCCGACGCTGAAGAACGCTCGGTATTCGACGAGCGCTCCAGTGAGGTTCGAGAGTTGCTCGAACATCGTGAGTTGATTATTCCGCACCTGTCTCACCGCCTCTCGGTGCTTCAAGTCCTACTCGAGCGTTTCTGTGCCGAGCAGGGGCTCGACGACTTCACGGACGAGGCCTTCGAAGCGCTGATGAATTACGATTATCCCGGCGAGGTCGCCGAGGCGCAGACGATCGTCGAGGCTGCTGTAACTCGAGCAGAAGGCGAGGTGATCACCCTCCAAGACCTTCCGGACAGCATCTTCGAGACGTCGTCTTGA
- a CDS encoding zinc metalloprotease, which yields MPSSVLQLRLQSTDRVVADKATVSFAGVHSVHGKFIETYSAEVDRLGDVGDIVVRLPVSQSLWDDVDTPSPSSFEGNVEVELSDALGPVVRGRLDSVQFEFVRQLEPFAEAFSVGDVYPNQLIEISGAGFLRPEEGATVAVIESGSVDTDAGPSRDVSGQEIALRWAGSRDKALVPVDPAVFGVQTASFEVSVYLENQLTDGSTSGRTQTVELSGTIQQPYIARLSPDAGSRGQKITIVGRGLIPTDDEGGYGMLLRYEGTFTPDDPELPSQEFNTTPLRRPPDRIVNEQEAEQSVWYTIEDDRSLTGLGATPGVFEGTITPELFDNWGDQEGIAWQGVFRVLPTKQVVYLKYLPAFSKGLEKYGLRNVEREIRDRVLEVAERDYEGINIDFREAQPDDFIEYAVIELGGPDPSGRNAFGYDNTFNGVAKDTGNLFLGDYLGGVNAQSGEEFNNPYGGIFIESFSFFSPTLNPDSQYTSPAFDRIMKPFMPALDGEPIKGSEWPDGPRREAIADAIHMVGSVIGNTVSHELGHSFGLTYFPEDDIEPTNRFHNQVSGPYIMDPGAERPFEERAELDGQGPARFNDRNYNYLRTHLPAPE from the coding sequence GTGCCGAGTTCTGTGCTGCAGCTCCGGCTCCAGAGCACCGACCGGGTGGTGGCCGACAAGGCGACTGTCAGCTTTGCCGGCGTCCACAGCGTCCACGGGAAGTTCATCGAAACCTATTCGGCCGAGGTCGACCGCCTCGGAGACGTCGGCGACATTGTCGTGCGTCTGCCAGTGAGCCAATCGCTTTGGGACGACGTCGACACTCCCTCGCCGAGTTCTTTCGAGGGCAATGTGGAGGTCGAACTTAGCGACGCGCTCGGCCCGGTGGTGCGCGGACGCCTCGACAGCGTTCAATTCGAGTTCGTGCGCCAACTCGAGCCGTTCGCCGAGGCGTTTTCGGTGGGCGACGTCTATCCGAACCAGCTCATCGAAATCAGCGGCGCAGGGTTTTTGCGCCCAGAGGAGGGGGCCACTGTCGCGGTCATCGAGTCCGGCAGTGTCGACACTGACGCGGGGCCGTCGCGAGACGTCTCCGGCCAAGAGATCGCGCTTCGGTGGGCCGGCAGTCGCGACAAGGCGCTCGTGCCGGTCGATCCTGCGGTTTTTGGGGTGCAGACGGCCAGTTTCGAGGTGAGCGTTTATCTCGAAAACCAGTTGACCGACGGCTCGACGTCGGGTCGAACACAGACGGTCGAACTGAGCGGAACGATCCAGCAACCCTACATTGCACGGCTGTCACCCGATGCAGGAAGCCGGGGGCAGAAGATCACAATCGTCGGCCGCGGCCTCATCCCCACCGACGACGAGGGTGGCTACGGCATGTTGCTGCGCTACGAGGGTACCTTCACCCCGGATGACCCCGAACTTCCTTCGCAGGAGTTCAACACCACGCCGCTCCGACGCCCGCCCGATCGCATCGTCAACGAGCAAGAGGCCGAGCAGAGCGTCTGGTACACCATCGAAGACGATCGCAGCCTGACCGGTCTGGGAGCTACGCCGGGCGTCTTCGAGGGGACTATCACGCCGGAACTGTTCGACAACTGGGGCGACCAGGAAGGCATTGCTTGGCAGGGCGTCTTTCGCGTGCTCCCGACCAAGCAGGTCGTCTACCTGAAGTACCTGCCCGCCTTCTCCAAAGGCCTCGAGAAGTACGGGCTTCGCAACGTCGAGCGCGAGATTCGCGATCGTGTGCTCGAAGTGGCCGAGCGTGACTATGAGGGCATCAACATCGATTTTCGTGAGGCACAGCCCGACGACTTCATCGAATACGCGGTCATCGAGTTGGGTGGGCCGGATCCGAGCGGACGCAACGCGTTTGGCTACGACAACACCTTCAACGGTGTCGCCAAGGATACCGGCAACCTCTTTTTGGGGGACTACCTGGGCGGCGTGAACGCCCAGAGTGGCGAAGAGTTTAACAATCCGTACGGCGGCATCTTCATCGAGTCGTTCTCGTTCTTCAGCCCGACGCTCAACCCCGATAGCCAGTACACGTCGCCGGCGTTCGACCGGATCATGAAGCCCTTTATGCCGGCGCTCGACGGCGAGCCGATCAAAGGGTCGGAGTGGCCCGACGGGCCGCGACGCGAGGCCATCGCCGATGCAATCCACATGGTCGGCAGCGTCATCGGCAACACCGTCTCCCACGAGTTGGGTCATTCGTTCGGATTAACCTATTTTCCCGAAGACGACATCGAGCCGACCAATCGCTTCCACAATCAGGTCAGCGGCCCCTACATCATGGACCCGGGCGCGGAGCGACCCTTCGAAGAGCGCGCGGAGCTCGACGGGCAGGGGCCGGCGCGCTTCAATGACCGAAATTACAACTACTTACGCACCCATCTGCCGGCACCCGAATAA
- the rpsO gene encoding 30S ribosomal protein S15 gives MALHPDRKAEIIEEFKRGEGDTGSPEVQVALLTERINQLQDHFADHKHDHHSRRGLLKLVGRRRRLLRYLKKKDIERYRQLIKALGLRK, from the coding sequence ATGGCATTGCATCCGGACAGAAAAGCGGAAATCATCGAAGAATTCAAACGCGGAGAAGGTGACACGGGAAGCCCCGAAGTCCAGGTTGCGCTCCTGACCGAGCGAATCAACCAGCTTCAGGATCACTTCGCTGATCATAAGCATGATCACCACTCCCGCCGGGGCCTGCTGAAACTGGTCGGTCGGCGCCGTCGTCTGCTTCGCTACCTGAAAAAGAAAGACATCGAGCGCTATCGCCAGTTGATCAAAGCGCTTGGTCTCAGGAAGTAA
- the pnp gene encoding polyribonucleotide nucleotidyltransferase: MSIVREGAKLGDKELTIEHGRMAMQANGSIVISYGDSQVLCTACDGGEKEHLPFFPLLCDYVENFWAAGKVPGGFFKREGKPSEKATLTSRLIDRPHRPLFPEGYRRDTQLVAWVISADQVNDTDVLAITGCSAALMVSDLPFNGPVAGVRVGLVDGEFIANPTFEQREKSDMDIVLAVTDKAIVMVEGEAKEVPEEVMVDALEFGQNAVQDVLELQKRLAEEVGKERMDVADKELDPEIVSAVYDEVHEDLAAALQIKDKLERYGRQDELKAQVVEALSERFEDREGEIKDAFGDLKKSIMRKRVIETGERIDGRSSTDVRKVTVEVGLLPKAHGSALFTRGETQALVTCTLGNEYDEKVIDGLEDDYKKKFYLHYNFPAFSVGESRPFRSTSRRETGHGELAERALTAALPDFEEEFPYTVRIVSDTLSSNGSSSMAAVCGGSLAMMDAGVPFKKPTAGIAMGLIKEGDDHVVLTDILGDEDHMGDMDFKVTGTADGITAFQLDTKIEGISFDTMKQALLQAKDGRDHILGVMNETLAEPRKDLSENAPRITSIKINPSSIGAVIGSGGKTIRGIQDTTGASINIDDDGTVKIAADNAEAAQQAIEIIEGLTAEPEVGETYLGTVKNITDFGAFVEILPGTEGLCHISELTEGRVDKVEDILKEGDEVLVKCLDVDMKRGRIKLSRRAALGEQKEGSEE; this comes from the coding sequence ATGAGCATTGTACGCGAAGGCGCGAAACTAGGAGACAAGGAACTGACCATCGAGCACGGCCGCATGGCTATGCAGGCCAACGGCTCGATCGTCATCAGCTACGGTGACAGCCAGGTGCTGTGCACCGCATGTGACGGCGGCGAGAAGGAGCACCTTCCGTTCTTCCCGCTGCTTTGCGACTACGTCGAGAACTTCTGGGCGGCCGGCAAGGTCCCCGGTGGCTTCTTCAAGCGCGAAGGTAAGCCGAGCGAGAAGGCGACGCTGACCAGCCGCCTGATCGACCGTCCGCACCGTCCGCTGTTCCCGGAAGGCTACCGTCGTGACACCCAACTGGTCGCATGGGTCATTTCGGCCGACCAGGTCAACGACACCGACGTGCTCGCCATCACCGGCTGCTCGGCTGCGCTTATGGTCAGCGACCTGCCGTTCAACGGCCCGGTTGCCGGCGTGCGTGTCGGCTTGGTCGACGGCGAGTTCATCGCCAACCCCACCTTCGAACAGCGCGAGAAGTCCGACATGGACATCGTGCTTGCGGTGACCGACAAGGCCATCGTCATGGTCGAAGGTGAGGCCAAAGAGGTGCCCGAAGAGGTGATGGTCGACGCGCTCGAGTTCGGCCAGAACGCCGTCCAAGACGTCCTCGAACTGCAGAAGCGCTTGGCCGAAGAAGTCGGCAAAGAGCGCATGGACGTCGCTGACAAAGAACTCGACCCCGAAATCGTCAGCGCCGTGTACGACGAGGTCCACGAAGACCTCGCCGCTGCGCTTCAGATCAAGGACAAGTTGGAGCGCTACGGCCGTCAGGACGAGCTGAAAGCGCAGGTTGTCGAAGCTCTCTCCGAGCGCTTCGAAGACCGCGAAGGCGAGATCAAGGATGCCTTTGGCGACCTCAAAAAATCGATCATGCGCAAGCGCGTCATCGAGACCGGCGAGCGCATCGACGGTCGTAGCTCCACCGACGTGCGCAAAGTGACCGTCGAAGTGGGCCTGCTTCCCAAAGCCCACGGCTCGGCGCTGTTCACCCGCGGTGAGACCCAGGCGCTGGTGACCTGCACGCTCGGCAACGAGTACGACGAGAAGGTCATCGACGGGCTGGAGGACGACTACAAGAAGAAGTTCTACCTGCACTACAACTTCCCGGCCTTCAGCGTCGGTGAAAGCCGCCCGTTCCGCAGCACCTCGCGTCGCGAAACCGGCCACGGCGAACTCGCCGAGCGCGCCCTGACCGCGGCGCTTCCGGACTTCGAAGAGGAGTTCCCCTACACGGTGCGTATCGTCAGCGACACGCTCAGCTCGAACGGCTCGAGCTCGATGGCCGCTGTCTGCGGTGGCAGCCTCGCCATGATGGACGCCGGTGTGCCGTTCAAGAAGCCGACTGCCGGCATCGCCATGGGCCTCATCAAAGAGGGCGACGACCACGTCGTCCTGACCGACATCCTCGGTGACGAGGACCACATGGGTGACATGGACTTCAAGGTCACCGGTACCGCCGACGGCATCACGGCTTTCCAGCTCGACACCAAGATTGAAGGCATCAGCTTCGATACGATGAAGCAGGCGCTCCTTCAGGCCAAAGATGGTCGCGACCACATCTTGGGCGTCATGAACGAGACGCTGGCCGAGCCGCGCAAGGACCTGTCCGAGAACGCTCCGCGTATCACGTCCATCAAGATCAACCCGTCGTCCATCGGCGCGGTGATCGGCTCGGGTGGTAAGACCATCCGCGGCATTCAGGACACCACCGGCGCCAGCATCAACATCGACGATGACGGCACCGTCAAAATCGCGGCTGACAACGCCGAAGCTGCGCAGCAGGCCATCGAGATCATCGAAGGTCTGACCGCCGAGCCGGAAGTGGGCGAGACCTACCTCGGCACGGTCAAGAACATCACCGACTTCGGCGCCTTCGTCGAGATCCTGCCGGGCACCGAGGGCCTTTGCCACATCTCGGAGCTCACGGAGGGCCGCGTCGACAAGGTCGAAGATATCCTCAAAGAGGGCGACGAGGTGCTGGTCAAGTGCCTCGACGTCGACATGAAGCGTGGGCGCATCAAGCTTAGCCGCCGCGCTGCTCTCGGTGAGCAGAAAGAAGGTTCCGAGGAGTAA
- a CDS encoding redoxin family protein, with translation MKCPTRITLLGLLIFLTGAPASLFAQGVESAPTGVEDLAPELRKDKKSKQSSGWLGVMLEAPDDEQGVDVVGVLRSSPAESGGLKIGDRILKVDETAVDSPSDVQKVVRAKSNGHNATVELRRDGKAKTLTIELGSAPSTEQILRNQFVGHAAPAFKAKVVGKEDATVTLAELKGKPVVVDFWATWCGPCRPLSRKLAKLSKKTGESVTFVGLTSEKTEVVERFLASHPHGFAVGTASEKVMQRYLVESYPTVFVLDADGKVAGVFVGLGHIDEIRKLVEKLAAKK, from the coding sequence ATGAAATGTCCGACTCGTATAACGCTGCTCGGCCTTCTCATCTTCCTGACCGGCGCTCCCGCCTCTCTCTTCGCACAAGGCGTGGAGTCGGCGCCGACCGGGGTCGAAGATCTCGCGCCCGAATTACGGAAAGACAAGAAATCCAAACAAAGCTCGGGCTGGTTGGGGGTCATGCTCGAGGCCCCCGACGATGAGCAAGGCGTCGACGTCGTCGGGGTGCTGCGTAGCTCGCCGGCCGAAAGCGGTGGACTGAAGATCGGCGATCGCATTCTCAAGGTCGATGAAACGGCGGTCGATTCACCGTCTGATGTCCAAAAAGTTGTGCGCGCGAAGTCAAATGGCCATAACGCGACCGTCGAATTGCGCCGTGATGGCAAAGCAAAGACCCTCACCATTGAATTGGGAAGTGCTCCGAGCACCGAGCAGATTCTGCGCAATCAATTCGTCGGCCATGCCGCTCCTGCCTTCAAAGCGAAGGTGGTGGGCAAAGAGGACGCAACCGTCACCCTTGCAGAGCTCAAAGGAAAGCCTGTGGTCGTCGACTTCTGGGCGACGTGGTGCGGCCCGTGTCGTCCGTTGAGCCGCAAGTTGGCGAAGCTGAGCAAAAAGACGGGTGAAAGCGTCACCTTCGTGGGGTTGACCTCCGAGAAGACCGAGGTCGTAGAGCGCTTTCTGGCAAGTCACCCGCACGGGTTTGCGGTGGGCACGGCCAGTGAAAAGGTCATGCAACGGTACCTGGTCGAATCGTATCCCACCGTCTTCGTGCTCGATGCCGACGGCAAAGTCGCCGGTGTGTTTGTGGGGCTCGGGCATATCGACGAGATCAGAAAGCTCGTCGAGAAATTGGCCGCGAAAAAGTAA